The following proteins are co-located in the Phragmites australis chromosome 10, lpPhrAust1.1, whole genome shotgun sequence genome:
- the LOC133931187 gene encoding gibberellin-regulated protein 2-like has translation MKKTKTLLLLFLLLVLAVAVDAAAAADPQPQPQAQQQHRIMRTRSLLQAPKLDCHGACLGRCGNNWKNEMCNKMCNVCCNRCNCVPPGTGQDTRHLCPCYDTMVNPHTGKLKCP, from the exons ATGAAGAAGACGAAGacgctcctcctcctttttctcttgttggtCCTTGCCGTGGCCGTCgacgcggctgctgctgctgatccacaaccacaaccacaggcgcagcagcagcacaggATAATGAGGACCAGATCCCTGCTTCAGGCTCCAAAACTAG ACTGCCATGGGGCGTGCTTGGGGCGGTGCGGCAACAACTGGAAGAACGAGATGTGCAACAAGATGTGCAATGTCTGCTGCAACCGATGCAACTGCGTGCCGCCGGGGACAGGGCAGGACACCCGTCATCTCTGCCCCTGCTACGACACCATGGTCAACCCACACACCGGCAAGCTCAAGTGCCCATAG
- the LOC133931188 gene encoding delta(24)-sterol reductase-like, whose protein sequence is MADVQEPLVRPKRKKVLVDYFVQFRWILVIFVVLPISALIYFNIYLGDMWSAMKSEKKRQKQHDENVQKVVKRLKQRNPKKDGLVCTARKPWIAVGMRNVDYKRARHFEVDLSAFRNILEIDKERMVAKVEPLVNMGQISRATCPMNLALAVIAELDDLTVGGLINGYGIEGSSHLYGLFSDTVVAMEVVLADGRVVRATKDNEYSDLFYGIPWSQGTLGFLVSAEIKLIPIKEYMRLTYTPVKGTLKEMAQAYADSFAPRDGDPAKVPDFVEGMVYTATEGVMMTGVYASKEEAKKKGNKINGVGWWFKPWFYQHAQTALKRGEFVEYIPTREYYHRHTRCLYWEGKLILPFGDQFWFRFLLGWLMPPKVSLLKATQGEAIRNYYHDNHVIQDMLVPLYKVGEALEFVHREMEVYPLWLCPHRLYKLPVKTMVYPEPGFEHQHRQGDTSYAQMFTDVGVYYAPAAVLRGEEYNGAEAVHRLEQWLIENHSYQPQYAVSELNEKDFWRMFDASHYEHCRNKYGAVGTFMSVYYKSKKGRKTEKEVQEAEAAILEPAYADEA, encoded by the exons ATGGCGGACGTGCAGGAACCGCTGGTGCGCCCTAAGAGGAAGAAAGTTTTGGTGGACTACTTTGTACAGTTCCGATGGATCCTTGTGATCTTTGTGGTCCTTCCAATTTCAGCTCTGATCTACTTCAACATCTATCTGGGAGATATGTGGTCTGCCATGAAGTCAGAGAAGAAGCGCCAGAAGCAACATGATGAGAATGTGCAGAAGGTTGTGAAGCGGCTCAAGCAGAGGAACCCAAAGAAGGATGGTCTTGTTTGCACAGCCAGGAAGCCCTGGATTGCTGTTGGCATGCGCAATGTAGACTACAAGCGCGCCAGGCATTTTGAGGTTGACCTTTCTGCCTTCAGGAACATCCTTGAGATTGACAAAGAGAGAATGGTTGCCAAGGTTGAGCCTCTTGTAAACATGGGTCAGATAAGCAGAGCTACCTGCCCGATGAATCTTGCCCTTGCAGTCATTGCTGAGCTCGATGACCTTACTGTTGGTGGGCTAATCAATGGTTATGGAATTGAAGGGAGCTCTCACCTGTATGGCCTTTTCTCTGACACAGTTGTTGCAATGGAAGTAGTTCTTGCCGATGGCCGAGTTGTTAGAGCCACCAAGGATAACGAGTACTCTGACCTTTTCTATGGCATTCCCTGGTCCCAGGGAACACTTGGGTTTCTTGTTTCAGCTGAGATCAAGCTCATTCCCATCAAGGAATACATGAGGCTCACATACACTCCAGTTAAAGGGACACTGAAGGAAATGGCGCAGGCCTATGCTGATTCTTTCGCGCCAAGAGATGGCGACCCTGCAAAGGTCCCTGACTTTGTTGAAGGAATGGTGTACACAGCAACCGAGGGTGTCATGATGACTGGTGTTTATGCTTCCAAAGAAGAGGCAAAGAAGAAGGGCAACAAGATCAACGGCGTCGGATGGTGGTTTAAGCCTTGGTTTTACCAGCATGCTCAGACGGCGCTCAAGAGGGGTGAGTTTGTGGAGTACATCCCAACAAGAGAGTACTACCACCGTCACACCCGGTGCCTGTACTGGGAGGGGAAGCTGATCTTGCCGTTCGGTGACCAGTTCTGGTTCAGGTTCCTGCTGGGTTGGCTGATGCCACCGAAGGTCTCTCTGCTCAAGGCCACCCAGGGTGAGGCTATCAGGAACTACTACCATGACAACCATGTGATTCAGGACATGCTGGTGCCCCTGTACAAAGTTGGAGAAGCTCTTGAGTTTGTTCACCGGGAAATGGAG GTGTATCCACTGTGGCTGTGCCCTCACCGTCTGTACAAGCTCCCTGTGAAGACCATGGTGTACCCGGAGCCAGGGTTCGAGCACCAGCACAGGCAAGGCGACACCAGCTACGCCCAGATGTTCACCGATGTCGGCGTGTACTACGCCCCTGCTGCCGTGCTGAGGGGCGAGGAGTACAACGGTGCGGAGGCGGTCCACAGGCTGGAGCAGTGGCTGATCGAGAACCACAGCTACCAGCCGCAGTACGCGGTGTCGGAGCTGAACGAGAAGGACTTCTGGAGGATGTTCGACGCGTCCCACTACGAGCACTGCCGCAACAAGTACGGCGCGGTGGGGACCTTCATGAGCGTGTACTACAAGTCGAAGAAGGGAAGGAAGACCGAGAAGGAGGtgcaggaggccgaggccgcCATCCTTGAGCCGGCCTACGCTGATGAGGCCTAG